One Prunus dulcis chromosome 7, ALMONDv2, whole genome shotgun sequence DNA segment encodes these proteins:
- the LOC117635143 gene encoding methylesterase 10-like has product MCSRSPNPEAQKKHFVLVHGAGHGAWCWYKLSALLTSAGHNVTALDLAASGDNPKQINQVHCFADYVEPLIEFMESLPPDERVILVGHSMGGAGISIAMERFPEKISAAVFATALMPGPSISYLTIFEEVSSRLEFMDSQYRFDKGLNNPPTSAIFGPQRMTSMFYQLSPPEDLALALSSLRFFPLFDEEIKLTKEKYGSVPRVYIVCDQDLTIGEDVQRWMIKENPPHEVKMINGSDHMLMFSKPQEFFSTLQEISDQYS; this is encoded by the exons ATGTGTTCTCGATCTCCAAACCCAGAAGCCCAAAAGAAGCATTTTGTTCTGGTTCATGGAGCTGGCCATGGAGCATGGTGTTGGTACAAGTTGTCAGCTCTGCTGACCTCTGCAGGTCACAATGTTACAGCTCTGGACCTAGCAGCATCTGGAGACAACCCAAAACAGATAAATCAAGTCCATTGCTTCGCGGACTATGTTGAGCCGTTGATTGAATTCATGGAGTCTCTTCCACCAGATGAGAGGGTTATCTTGGTGGGCCATAGCATGGGTGGGGCCGGCATATCTATTGCCATGGAGCGGTTCCCTGAGAAAATTTCTGCGGCTGTATTTGCCACCGCTTTGATGCCTGGCCCTAGTATCAGTTACTTGACCATATTTGAAGAG GTTAGTAGTAGATTGGAATTTATGGACTCTCAATATAGATTTGATAAAGGACTCAACAACCCTCCAACATCGGCAATTTTTGGTCCCCAACGTATGACTTCAATGTTCTACCAGCTGTCGCCACCAGAG GACTTAGCACTGGCGTTGTCATCGCTGagatttttccctctctttgATGAGGAAATAAAACTCACCAAGGAGAAATATGGGTCGGTTCCTAGAGTATATATCGTGTGCGACCAAGACCTTACCATTGGGGAGGATGTGCAACGGTGGATGATCAAGGAAAATCCTCCACATGAAGTCAAAATGATAAACGGCTCTGATCATATGCTCATGTTCTCCAAACCGCAGGAATTCTTCTCCACCCTCCAAGAGATTTCTGATCAATATTCCTAA
- the LOC117635433 gene encoding putative receptor-like protein kinase At3g47110 translates to MVSTRGYVYSFGIVVMETFTRRKPTYEMFVGEMNLNLSDVAAALEYLHHGCAILIVHCDLKPSNILLDDAKIAHVADFGIAKLLGGGDSMTQTMTLATVGYMAPAEYEMEGIVSTRGDVYSFGIVVMETFTKRKPTGEMFVGEMNLKQWVSNSLLADAIVEVVDAYLLGAEEDHFVPKRDCLSSIMRLGLACSAESPEEKMSMQEVVVTFNRIKINFLKDTGVE, encoded by the exons ATGGTTTCAACAAGAGGGTATGTGTACAGTTTTGGAATTGTAGTGATGGAAACATTCACAAGAAGGAAGCCAACATATGAGATGTTTGTAGGGgaaatgaatttaaatttgtCAGATGTTGCGGCGGCATTGGAATACCTTCATCATGGTTGTGCAATACTTATTGTCCACTGTGACTTGAAGCCGAGCAATATACTACTAGATGATGCTAAGATTGCACATGTTGCTGATTTTGGAATTGCAAAACTGTTGGGTGGAGGAGATTCTATGACCCAAACCATGACCCTAGCCACAGTTGGGTACATGGCTCCAG CAGAGTACGAAATGGAAGGAATTGTTTCAACTAGAGGGGATGTGTACAGTTTTGGAATTGTAGTGATGGAAACATTCACAAAAAGGAAGCCAACAGGTGAGATGTTTGTTGGGGAAATGAATTTAAAGCAATGGGTTTCAAATTCACTACTAGCAGACGCAATCGTTGAAGTTGTGGATGCATATTTACTTGGGGCAGAGGAAGATCATTTTGTACCCAAGAGGGATTGTTTATCGTCCATTATGAGATTAGGTCTTGCTTGTTCTGCAGAATCACCCGAAGAAAAGATGAGTATGCAAGAAGTTGTGGTCACATTCAATAGAATCAAGATCAACTTTTTGAAGGACACTGGAGTTGAGTAG